From Vigna unguiculata cultivar IT97K-499-35 chromosome 5, ASM411807v1, whole genome shotgun sequence, the proteins below share one genomic window:
- the LOC114185802 gene encoding uncharacterized protein LOC114185802: MAATEAPSNEQVYKVPLKVFVDRNENKVLFAEARKDFVDVLLSFLALPLGTIARLVAKESNIPPVKVGSLSSLYESVSHIEEEHLWTKTCKEMLLHPRTSMESYCQLLKLNIDDTHPTKYFLCEDLGCSRKTNGSLLSIFNNQRCSCGKLMNRIVYPEVITLQKGFVKETATFIICDDLSVLPNVLVTIVNLLQNLGVKDMGAIEEQTVDISKREVVDLLKLSLISKNPLTDFVFEKKPRVDDFNPINQSWFERGDESPDEGRKIVVRVLVRKSNEKIVFADAEEDFADLVLSFLTLPLGGVLHMLEGNSCLSCIDKLYKSISELSPDRYLRSQIIKEELANPKCAPLFSISDQILPIGEVSLPVYYCNTFIHGKERHVICSTSPRPRIYGYDMSSRLEIFDPKSCIGDSRSGKGFAKGPSTFVVTDDLAVTPMSSISAVSFLNRSQVPLYDLEERVISIGVKEGLAILKASLTSTSALTEGLQQQFTKVIELEI, encoded by the exons ATGGCTGCAACAGAAGCTCCATCAAATGAGCAGGTTTACAAAGTTCCCCTCAAAGTTTTTGTGGACAGAAATGAAAACAAAGTTCTGTTTGCCGAGGCAAGAAAGGATTTCGTGGACGTTCTACTCAGTTTCTTAGCATTGCCTTTAGGTACCATTGCAAGACTCGTTGCTAAGGAGTCAAATATTCCACCGGTGAAAGTTGGAAGCCTGAGTTCATTGTATGAGAGTGTGTCACATATTGAAGAAGAGCATCTATGGACAAAGACATGCAAAGAAATGCTTCTGCATCCAAGGACCTCTATGGAATCTTATTGCCAGCTCCTGAAACTCAACATCGACGACACTCACCCCACAAAGTATTTcctgtgtgaggacttggggtGTAGTAGGAAGACAAATGGAAGCCTTTTAAGCATTTTCAACAATCAAAGATGCAGTTGTGGAAAACTAATGAACAGAATAGTGTATCCAGAAGTTATTACTCTACAAAAGGGCTTTGTTAAGGAAACTGCTACTTTTATAATTTGTGACGATCTTTCCGTGTTGCCTAATGTTCTTGTAACAATTGTGAATCTACTCCAGAATCTTGGAGTCAAAGACATGGGTGCAATTGAGGAACAAACTGTGGATATCAGCAAGAGAGAG GTTGTTGATCTTCTCAAGTTGTCGTTGATATCAAAGAACCCTTTGACAgattttgtctttgagaagaaACCACGTGTTGATGATTTTAACCCAATAAACCAATCCTGGTTCGAGAGAGGAGATGAATCACCTGATGAAGGTAGAAAGATAGTTGTGAGGGTACTGGTaagaaaatcaaatgaaaaGATTGTGTTTGCTGATGCAGAAGAAGATTTTGCAGACTTGGTTTTAAGTTTTCTGACTTTACCTTTGGGTGGGGTGTTGCACATGTTGGAAGGAAATTCTTGTTTGAGCTGCATAGATAAATTGTACAAGAGCATTTCTGAACTGAGTCCTGATAGATATTTACGGTCACAGATAATCAAAGAGGAACTAGCTAATCCAAAATGTGCCCCTCTATTCAGCATTAGTGATCAGATATTACCAATTGGCGAGGTATCATTGCCTGTTTATTATTGCAATACGTTCATTCATGGGAAAGAGCGCCATGTTATTTGTTCTACTTCACCCAGGCCTCGTATTTATGGGTATGACATGAGTTCTCGATTAGAGATTTTTGATCCAAAGTCGTGTATTGGGGATTCACGGAGTGGTAAAGGATTTGCCAAAGGACCATCAACGTTCGTGGTGACTGATGACTTGGCTGTGACTCCAATGTCATCCATTTCTGCTGTTTCTTTTCTAAATAGGTCGCAAGTTCCTCTCTATGACTTGGAGGAAAGGGTAATTAGTATTGGTGTGAAGGAG GGATTGGCCATACTAAAAGCTTCCCTGACCTCAACATCTGCTTTGACTGAAGGTTTACAACAACAATTCACAAAAGTCATCGAGTTGGAGATTTGA